GCTAGGTATGTTTCGTAAGCTGAGGTATTTTACCATAgttcttctttcaaaaataaTCACGTATCGTTGGAGGCTTTTAACTGTTGGAGTTATTTTGGCCACGTCGGTCTTAGGTATTTTTCTCAGCTTCCGTCAAACTCCGCATCTCAGACAGTCTGGACCTAGTCGCGAATGTAAAACTTGGAAAGAATCTCTACAGCACAAAACTACTCTGATAACAAAGACTCCATGTGCAAGGAACTACTTTCTTCTCATCCTAGTTTCATCTGCACCTGCAAACCAAGGTAGAAGAAATCATATTCGTCAAACCTGGGGCACTGATAACAACGTGTCTCCAATGTGGAAGACATACTTTCTGATTGCGCAAACAGAGAATCAAACACATTCAGATTTTGTCCATAACGAAGACAAAGTCTATGGCGACATAATTCGCGCTGACTATTACGAGAATTACTGGAAACAGAGTTTTAAGGTTATGATGGCCTTTGAGTGGGCATCGCGATATTGCAACTTCTCGTACCTCCTAAAGACAGATGATGACATATTGGTCAATATCGAAGActttattcaatttttgcaGAAGAAATCAACTCCCAAAAAAGAACTTTTCGTAGGAAAACTTCATCACAACCCTATCGTACGTCGAGAGGGGAAATGGAACGTGAGTTACGAAGAGTACAACCACACTCACTATCCAGATTTCTGTAGTGGGGCCGGCTTTGTTATGACCTATGACGTTATCGAGTGCATTGTTCCCTTGTTCGACGTGATTAAGCCGTACAGGATGGATGATGTGTATTTAGGAATGCTTGCCCATGCATCTGGCGTGATAGCAGAGGATCATGTTGGGTTCTTTATGCCAATTGATGATTATGACGACTGCATTTTTAAACCAAATGTTCTTCTGCAGCACAGAGCGACTGGACagtgtttaaataaattacttCGTATTCACAGTAAGGACTTTCTATATGGCATAAAATTGGGTtcatttttttgataatttgtcGATTTAGTTAATCATCATTTTACTAGAAAAGAACATATGGGTACAAAGTATTTGGTAACAGCTGTATTGGCAGACGATCGTGTGTCTTGTAGAACGGGCGATTGGAGCAATTTTAGGGTCTATATCCACCAGACCATGGGTAATCTAAGAGAACAGTAACATATCTAAGTACTCATGCCAGTAGCTGATGGGTAGTAAGGAAAAGGCTTTCAGCCGTTGTTCATAACTCTGGCATATCAGTCAGTAATTGGCCATCTCGACACAAACCCTAATTATCTTTTGTATTCAAGCACAAGTGGCACTAAATTGATCGGAATTCATTGTAAGGTAGACTTTCAAATGAGAACTTAAATTAATTACGAGTAACGTTTGTTTTTGTGCACGAAAATGCACAGAATACAAATTGTCAGAACGTTCAGTCAGTAACGCTGGAGAATTGAAGACTTTCGAAAAATTAGGTTTTCATGAAGTATCACCCAAAGCTGCGTATTAAAAagtatttatataataagctcatttatgcatgcattctgattggttctcacttatgatctattggaggacagacgtatagatgacgtcatcattaaaacttttttaaattctctattatataaaacaaatagattccaagttaccgtgcgtctgttcagtaatagatcacagaggacgtcaaaatgtggtaagaacatcagtgacacactcggctgcgcctcgtgtgccacttttttgttcttaccacatttttacgtcatctgtgatctattactgaacagacgcacggtaacttgaaatctatttgttaaatagtaAGTTGCAGTATTCTACGATTATACCACAAAGGCTGATTGAAATGCTCTCGAAATTTGTGGATACTAGCAAAGGTTCATGATAATTGACCTTCCCACTATTGAAAATATTGCTTGTGAGAGAAATAGAGAATAAGAATGAAGTACGTTCATTTGCTTAGAGAAAGACCAAACCATAAATGAATGAATCACAGACTGGTTGATGTGTTGATTCTATTTATGAATATTTCtggcagttttttttcctgattaagAGTATAAACTTGTGTCGATGTCAAGCAAACACATTGTTGATCATGCAAACAAAACTCACGATCAAATCAAGATGACAGGCATTCCCTCATGTTCGTAGTTTCAGCTTTTTGAAATATTGAGCAGGATAACTAATTGCAAAAATTTGGTCGGTCGTCTACAGACGCGCCAAGGAGGCAGCTCCGAATCAATCCAAAGCAGCTCTGTGATTAACTTTTTAGCTTTAACAGTCGAACACCTTTCCAAACCGTAAGGTACTGTTACTGTCCTAAAAAAGAGAATAGATTGTCTTAGAACTAAAGCAAAACTAACCTTGGTAAAAAATTCGTTCAATTTCTTATTAATTGCACGCTGCTCCCAGAGTTCCGCGCGGCGTAATGAATAGTTTCGCCAATTTcttaattaataatttacatggaaacattactcagttctgattggttaagatgaatgcagttttcaggtaattcagtgcagaagagggttaactaggtgcaaagaaagtaacaattCTGAtcggtcaataatcaaagaaagtcacagatagccaatcaaatgcgagccttggatgtcgcaacaaaatttgaaaatttgcgagcgaaacaatggccggcgttttaagttggttttctttcgccactacagctgaaaaacagctcaaatgACGAAAACACTGtcaaaagcactgctttttggttgtcggtttggaaaaagtggtgtttagagaagggaattgccaaggaaatcgaaaattacgagccgacccagcttaacactttgctcgagcaatccaacgccgaaattaaaaacaaacatggttaaacctcgaaaacgacgattcca
This region of Pocillopora verrucosa isolate sample1 chromosome 3, ASM3666991v2, whole genome shotgun sequence genomic DNA includes:
- the LOC131798183 gene encoding beta-1,3-galactosyltransferase 5-like, which encodes MFRKLRYFTIVLLSKIITYRWRLLTVGVILATSVLGIFLSFRQTPHLRQSGPSRECKTWKESLQHKTTLITKTPCARNYFLLILVSSAPANQGRRNHIRQTWGTDNNVSPMWKTYFLIAQTENQTHSDFVHNEDKVYGDIIRADYYENYWKQSFKVMMAFEWASRYCNFSYLLKTDDDILVNIEDFIQFLQKKSTPKKELFVGKLHHNPIVRREGKWNVSYEEYNHTHYPDFCSGAGFVMTYDVIECIVPLFDVIKPYRMDDVYLGMLAHASGVIAEDHVGFFMPIDDYDDCIFKPNVLLQHRATGQCLNKLLRIHSKDFLYGIKLGSFF